From a single bacterium genomic region:
- the nth gene encoding endonuclease III, whose product MASRSPALPKESAVARARRARQIAARLAKRYPHVEIPLHHRNRLELLIATILSAQSTDAMVNRVTPALFARWHTAADYAGAAPSELETMIHSTGFFHAKARAIQNMARALLERHGGQVPDTMEELVALPGVGRKTANVVLGAAGVPGIVVDTHVRRLTRRLALTPNDDPDKIERDVMTLLPPKGWSDFSLRLIFLGREICTAARPTCPECPLRDLCPSARYLGSPPWMSKATRRPGRAAPAAARGARPGRSPAAASRRVR is encoded by the coding sequence GTGGCCAGCAGGTCTCCGGCGCTGCCGAAAGAGAGCGCTGTCGCGCGCGCGCGCCGGGCGCGGCAGATCGCCGCCCGGCTGGCGAAGCGCTACCCGCACGTGGAAATTCCGCTTCACCACCGCAACCGGCTCGAGCTGCTGATCGCGACGATCCTGTCGGCGCAGAGCACCGACGCGATGGTGAATCGCGTCACCCCCGCCCTCTTCGCTCGCTGGCACACCGCCGCCGACTACGCCGGCGCCGCGCCGAGCGAACTCGAGACGATGATCCACAGCACCGGGTTCTTCCACGCGAAGGCGCGCGCGATCCAGAACATGGCGCGCGCGCTGCTCGAGCGCCACGGCGGCCAAGTGCCGGACACCATGGAAGAACTCGTGGCGCTGCCGGGCGTCGGCCGCAAGACCGCCAACGTCGTGCTCGGCGCGGCTGGCGTGCCGGGCATCGTCGTCGATACGCACGTCCGACGGCTGACGCGGCGGCTCGCGCTGACGCCGAACGACGATCCCGACAAGATCGAGCGGGACGTCATGACCCTGCTGCCGCCGAAGGGGTGGAGCGATTTTTCGCTGCGGCTGATCTTTCTCGGCCGGGAGATCTGCACGGCGGCCAGGCCGACATGCCCGGAGTGTCCGCTCCGGGATCTCTGCCCGTCCGCGCGCTATCTCGGATCGCCGCCGTGGATGTCCAAGGCAACGCGCCGGCCGGGGCGGGCCGCGCCCGCGGCGGCGCGCGGCGCACGCCCGGGACGGTCTCCCGCGGCGGCATCTCGGAGGGTGCGATGA
- a CDS encoding Xaa-Pro peptidase family protein yields the protein MVRVDTAGRLDRVRRLMDERRMDLLAISPGDDLRYLLGYTPHADERPCYLLLSRAGAAFVVPSLNAAQAEQHVQAPIFAYTDAEGPAKALAAARPKAGEPSPRRLGVDDTMRADFVLTLQAAYPDARLALGSEVTAPVRMRKSPDEIEALRRASAHADRAVLDVFAACRAGASELELAEVAAASFRRSGSQEVLFTVIASGPNGAFPHHNSGSRRFAAGESAVVDIGGRLDGYASDITRVVSLGAPSSKYRRVHAIVDEAVRAAVEVIQPGVPLKDVDLAARGVIERGGFGQYFVHRVGHGLGISGHELPSVTHENAMPVAEGFVFSVEPGVYLPGEFGVRLEEIVYVDRAGAHRLSALPRDVHVV from the coding sequence GTGGTCCGGGTGGACACGGCGGGACGGCTGGACCGCGTCAGGCGGTTGATGGACGAGCGGCGGATGGACCTTCTCGCGATCTCGCCGGGGGACGATCTGCGCTATCTGCTCGGCTATACGCCGCACGCCGACGAGCGCCCGTGCTATCTGCTGCTCTCCCGCGCCGGCGCCGCGTTCGTGGTGCCGAGTCTCAACGCCGCACAGGCGGAGCAGCACGTGCAGGCGCCGATCTTTGCGTACACCGACGCCGAAGGACCCGCCAAAGCCCTCGCGGCGGCGCGGCCCAAGGCCGGGGAGCCGTCTCCGCGCCGGCTCGGCGTCGACGATACGATGCGCGCGGATTTCGTGCTGACGTTGCAGGCGGCCTATCCGGATGCGCGCCTCGCGCTCGGTTCAGAGGTCACCGCCCCCGTCCGGATGCGCAAGAGCCCGGATGAGATCGAGGCGCTGAGGCGCGCCTCGGCGCATGCCGACCGCGCGGTGCTCGATGTCTTTGCCGCCTGCCGCGCCGGGGCGTCGGAACTCGAGCTCGCCGAGGTGGCGGCGGCGTCCTTCCGGCGGTCCGGCTCCCAGGAGGTGCTGTTCACCGTGATCGCCTCCGGCCCGAACGGCGCCTTCCCGCACCATAACTCCGGAAGCCGCCGGTTTGCCGCCGGCGAGTCCGCGGTCGTGGACATCGGCGGCCGCCTCGACGGCTACGCGTCCGACATCACGCGGGTGGTCAGCCTCGGCGCGCCGTCCTCGAAATACCGCCGGGTGCACGCGATCGTCGACGAGGCGGTGCGCGCGGCCGTCGAGGTCATCCAGCCGGGGGTGCCGCTCAAAGACGTGGACCTCGCCGCGCGCGGCGTGATCGAGCGCGGCGGGTTCGGGCAATACTTCGTTCACCGCGTCGGCCACGGTCTCGGGATCTCCGGGCACGAGCTGCCGAGCGTCACGCACGAGAACGCGATGCCGGTCGCCGAGGGCTTCGTCTTTTCGGTCGAGCCCGGCGTGTATTTGCCCGGGGAGTTCGGGGTCCGCCTCGAGGAGATCGTCTACGTCGACCGCGCGGGCGCGCACCGGCTGAGCGCGCTGCCGCGGGACGTTCACGTCGTCTAG
- a CDS encoding inositol monophosphatase family protein, which yields MPALSPTAVVALRAAHAAAEVHRRFFRRIEHVDYKRPNDPVTEADRMAEAAIVNVLREAFPAHAILGEEGGRRGGGPETWLVDPLDGTTNFSRGIPWFCVSIGLSGADGDGVLGVVLNPIVGEVYAAERGFGAYAASVAALPADPGAWGDLARWRRLRVSSVSAMRDAGFATGFPYDVGESQINIDHFVNVRLETSAVRASGSAALGLAYVAAGHLDGYWEIGPKAWDFGAGIVLVQEAGGRVSDLRGRPLPGPGAGLVLATNGVIHDAAVAVFSRGRSGLD from the coding sequence ATGCCGGCACTCTCTCCGACCGCTGTGGTCGCCCTCCGTGCCGCGCACGCGGCGGCCGAGGTGCACCGCCGCTTCTTCCGGCGCATCGAACACGTCGACTACAAGCGGCCCAACGATCCCGTCACCGAGGCGGATCGGATGGCCGAGGCCGCCATCGTCAACGTCCTACGCGAAGCCTTTCCCGCGCACGCGATCCTCGGCGAAGAAGGCGGCCGGCGCGGCGGGGGGCCGGAAACCTGGCTCGTCGATCCGCTGGACGGCACCACCAACTTCTCGCGCGGCATCCCGTGGTTCTGCGTCAGCATCGGGCTGAGCGGCGCCGACGGGGACGGCGTGCTCGGCGTCGTCCTCAACCCGATCGTCGGCGAAGTGTACGCCGCCGAGCGGGGCTTCGGCGCTTATGCCGCGTCCGTCGCCGCCCTGCCGGCAGATCCGGGTGCCTGGGGCGACCTCGCACGGTGGCGGCGCCTCCGCGTGTCGTCGGTCTCGGCGATGCGGGACGCCGGGTTCGCCACGGGGTTCCCCTACGACGTCGGCGAGTCGCAGATCAACATCGATCACTTTGTAAACGTCCGGCTCGAGACGTCCGCGGTGCGGGCCAGCGGCTCCGCGGCGCTCGGGCTGGCCTACGTCGCCGCGGGCCACCTCGACGGCTACTGGGAGATCGGGCCCAAAGCGTGGGATTTCGGCGCCGGCATCGTGCTCGTCCAGGAAGCGGGCGGGCGCGTCAGCGATCTCCGCGGCCGGCCGCTCCCCGGACCGGGCGCGGGCCTGGTGCTGGCGACCAACGGGGTGATCCACGACGCAGCGGTCGCCGTCTTCTCCCGAGGGCGGAGCGGCCTCGACTGA